Proteins encoded by one window of Salmonirosea aquatica:
- a CDS encoding TonB family protein has protein sequence MEILTYIAKVSLYWVILYACYWLVLRRHTFFILNRTYLLGALIVSLGLPLVNYTDTVPPVPAAVYELTALPLKTATTAVVETTSAPVSRIVANTDAPTDLPFPWADVLGASYLAGALFMLGRLVFQGRVLFSSIQKGERIDMEDYTLVLSHPGDLGVRGSFSFLRWVVISPADYAHNFDTILSHELVHVRQRHSWDILLVEVLGVLFWFNPVLILYKKSLQQIHEYLADRETALAREAYAHFLLAYALNNPANMLTNNFLNPSHLKSRIMMLYKNRNSNWALGKYAAVVVLISFVSLMMAFKPAVVKSDLSKNDTLSIPSESTIAKLEERIILAGVGDTRFGQFIPNLFSDEIPLKSEPEQFAYHFIRDKNYSPSFPGGNEAMQKFMGQKVTYPASAVRSNVQGKVLLNFVVSEAGEIQNVEILKDPGFGLKEESLRLIAAMPAWVPGQKDGKNVAMHYEMTLDFQLSDYKTIVAPAKVGTLETQVNLDGERSRVAVVKYYPKYNRDRRTVNYRIFHNDTLQNALYILNAMPMKNRDFMKDLTMDELQSVRVLNSTTARRLYGEKGANGVVQVFTKKSDKN, from the coding sequence ATGGAAATCCTCACCTACATCGCCAAAGTCAGCCTCTACTGGGTAATCCTGTATGCTTGCTACTGGCTCGTGCTGCGCCGTCACACCTTTTTCATCCTCAACCGCACCTACCTGCTGGGCGCACTGATTGTATCCTTAGGCTTACCATTGGTGAATTATACCGACACTGTCCCACCAGTTCCGGCGGCGGTTTATGAACTGACTGCCCTGCCGCTGAAAACTGCGACGACTGCGGTAGTAGAAACTACTTCGGCTCCAGTCTCCCGCATTGTAGCAAATACTGATGCTCCCACCGACTTGCCCTTCCCGTGGGCAGATGTTTTAGGGGCATCATACCTGGCCGGTGCGTTGTTTATGCTGGGGAGGCTGGTGTTTCAAGGCCGGGTGCTTTTTTCCTCCATCCAAAAAGGTGAGCGGATTGACATGGAAGACTATACGCTGGTTCTTTCGCACCCTGGTGACCTGGGCGTGCGCGGTTCCTTTTCGTTTCTGCGCTGGGTTGTCATTAGCCCCGCCGATTACGCCCATAATTTCGACACTATTCTGAGCCACGAGCTGGTGCACGTACGGCAGCGGCACAGTTGGGATATTCTGCTGGTGGAGGTACTGGGGGTACTTTTCTGGTTCAACCCGGTTTTGATTTTGTATAAAAAATCGTTGCAGCAAATCCATGAGTACCTGGCCGACCGTGAAACCGCCCTCGCACGCGAAGCTTACGCCCATTTCCTGCTAGCCTACGCGCTGAACAATCCGGCGAATATGCTGACCAATAATTTCCTAAATCCTTCCCACTTAAAAAGCCGCATTATGATGCTTTACAAAAACCGAAACTCAAATTGGGCACTGGGCAAGTACGCCGCCGTGGTCGTGCTGATAAGTTTCGTATCGTTAATGATGGCTTTTAAGCCAGCCGTTGTGAAGTCCGATCTTTCTAAAAACGATACGCTTTCTATTCCTTCTGAGAGTACTATAGCCAAATTAGAAGAAAGGATAATTCTGGCTGGGGTAGGAGACACACGATTCGGTCAGTTCATTCCTAACCTATTTTCTGACGAAATTCCGTTGAAATCCGAGCCTGAACAATTTGCTTACCACTTTATTAGAGACAAAAATTACTCCCCTTCGTTTCCTGGTGGAAACGAAGCCATGCAGAAGTTCATGGGCCAAAAGGTAACCTATCCGGCGAGCGCAGTCCGTTCGAATGTGCAGGGGAAAGTGCTGCTGAATTTTGTGGTTTCGGAGGCCGGAGAAATACAAAATGTGGAGATTTTGAAAGATCCGGGCTTCGGGCTTAAAGAAGAATCGCTACGGCTTATAGCTGCCATGCCAGCTTGGGTACCCGGCCAGAAAGATGGTAAGAACGTAGCCATGCATTACGAAATGACGCTTGATTTTCAACTGTCTGATTACAAAACAATCGTTGCACCCGCCAAGGTAGGTACCCTGGAGACGCAGGTGAATCTGGATGGAGAGAGAAGCCGTGTGGCGGTAGTCAAATATTACCCCAAATACAACCGGGACCGGCGTACCGTAAACTATCGCATATTCCATAACGACACCTTGCAAAATGCCCTGTACATTTTGAACGCTATGCCCATGAAAAACCGGGATTTCATGAAAGACCTCACGATGGACGAATTGCAATCGGTTAGGGTACTCAATAGTACTACGGCCCGGCGGCTCTACGGTGAAAAAGGAGCAAATGGGGTTGTGCAGGTTTTTACCAAAAAATCGGACAAGAACTAG
- a CDS encoding TonB family protein, giving the protein MKALLILLFIFTLPAAWAQNSAFEGFVYDEQGEPIKDVMVSVLNMGHGYTMTDATGYFSLARVDPDDSLVVDHVAYGRIHVAAAGQKRMIIQLPRRQDRLLSFTLVDYSTRLDPPPPIRNMFGEIEKPGMVALRMPPSYLAGDLGLVQFLAKTMSYPAEAAKNDIQGMVEISFVVNENGDIRSPRITKSLGYGCDEEVMKAVLSMPRWHPGIQNGKTVPVPFTLPVWFVLKEKSSPSATSGSTETPPSDPVFILHGKIVQGKEIGDGLQGFGIKKLEAFKGKAATDQFGEQGQKGVILITPNTRD; this is encoded by the coding sequence ATGAAAGCCTTACTCATCCTGCTATTTATTTTTACGCTGCCAGCGGCTTGGGCGCAAAATTCCGCCTTCGAGGGTTTTGTGTACGACGAGCAGGGTGAACCTATCAAAGACGTGATGGTGAGCGTCCTGAATATGGGGCATGGGTACACCATGACGGATGCTACGGGCTATTTTTCCCTGGCTAGGGTAGATCCTGACGACAGTCTGGTAGTTGACCACGTGGCCTACGGACGAATCCACGTAGCCGCTGCCGGACAAAAGCGGATGATCATCCAGTTACCGCGCAGACAGGATAGGTTGCTTTCCTTTACATTGGTGGACTATTCCACCCGCCTTGATCCACCTCCCCCCATTCGAAATATGTTTGGGGAGATCGAAAAGCCGGGAATGGTGGCCCTAAGGATGCCTCCGTCTTACTTAGCGGGAGATCTGGGCCTGGTTCAATTCCTGGCCAAAACGATGAGTTACCCCGCCGAGGCTGCAAAAAATGATATTCAGGGTATGGTAGAAATCTCGTTTGTCGTCAATGAAAACGGTGATATCCGTAGCCCGCGCATTACCAAAAGTCTGGGCTACGGCTGCGATGAGGAAGTGATGAAAGCCGTGCTATCCATGCCGCGCTGGCACCCCGGCATTCAGAATGGTAAGACGGTACCCGTACCTTTCACGCTGCCCGTTTGGTTTGTTCTGAAAGAAAAGTCTTCGCCATCAGCTACCTCCGGAAGTACGGAAACCCCGCCATCGGACCCGGTTTTTATACTACACGGAAAAATTGTACAAGGGAAGGAAATAGGCGATGGCTTGCAGGGTTTCGGTATCAAGAAACTGGAGGCTTTTAAAGGCAAAGCGGCCACTGATCAATTCGGTGAACAAGGTCAGAAGGGGGTAATCCTGATTACTCCAAACACCCGAGACTGA
- a CDS encoding TonB family protein — protein MELATYFGEVSLYWLLLYGCYWLVLRRHTFFVLNRVYLLGALGVAFILPQVPYPEVAPPVPGVVYEMATQPIETIIVAPQNAMALPSAVTEPFPWGTFLWMVYVLGGLVMAVRLFRHIRQLLTFIQQGTYLDMDFYRLCLLENDHLGSFSFLNYIVINRTDYAENFDTILSHELVHVRQRHSWDILLVEVLRVVFWFNPVLILYKKSLQQVHEYLADREVCAWDATPRDRYAEFMVSYSLGSPMAALANPFFNSSFLKDRIMMLYKNRNSNWSLGKYAAVALLVGFVSLLAASCEQKAGKVSEADESTAAITDKEVTIEGMVVRDDQMPIPGASIEVEGTELITKTDSDGRFKIVAPVGGKVVVGYPGFNSFSFNVLKEEKKVDYLLELSTDSPGSYSSVPFPGENGPLVYVKGNVSGADGKPLPGTSVTIRHTQRGTTTDSRGEYRIEVPKKGWLEYSFTGYKKAVAIIEGQGTVNATLIQDGLPSSSTARWVSASVEKDIGSKYAISQPTLNSPQDSVYTVVAENPEFPGGIKAMYQFIQDNVKYPAAARRANVEGKVFLTFVVRADGAITQVKILKGRGFGTDEEAIRVVSAMPKWKPGELDNGQKVNVKYNLPISFVLPKKEKGLSARSKKSKANVVATEQSNSVNTEVDRLVGLKF, from the coding sequence ATGGAACTGGCTACCTACTTCGGTGAAGTGAGCCTGTACTGGCTCCTGCTGTACGGCTGCTACTGGCTCGTGCTGCGTCGTCACACCTTTTTTGTGCTCAACCGTGTCTACCTGCTCGGCGCGCTGGGAGTGGCATTTATATTGCCTCAGGTACCCTACCCCGAGGTAGCTCCGCCCGTACCAGGGGTCGTGTATGAGATGGCCACCCAGCCGATTGAAACCATAATCGTAGCGCCGCAAAATGCTATGGCGCTACCCTCTGCGGTCACTGAGCCGTTCCCGTGGGGTACCTTTCTTTGGATGGTTTACGTGCTGGGGGGGCTGGTAATGGCAGTCCGCCTGTTCCGCCATATTCGCCAGCTTTTGACTTTTATCCAGCAGGGTACCTACCTGGACATGGACTTCTACCGCCTCTGCTTGCTGGAGAATGACCATCTGGGGTCCTTCTCATTCCTGAACTATATCGTCATCAACCGCACCGACTATGCCGAGAATTTCGACACCATTCTGAGTCACGAGCTGGTACACGTGCGGCAGCGGCATAGCTGGGACATACTTTTGGTGGAGGTACTTCGGGTGGTTTTCTGGTTCAATCCGGTTTTGATTTTGTATAAAAAATCATTGCAGCAAGTCCACGAGTACCTTGCTGATCGGGAAGTGTGCGCCTGGGACGCCACACCCCGCGACCGCTACGCCGAGTTTATGGTTTCGTATTCGTTAGGAAGTCCGATGGCGGCACTGGCTAATCCCTTTTTTAACTCGTCATTTCTAAAAGACCGCATCATGATGTTGTACAAAAACCGAAATTCAAACTGGTCGCTGGGCAAGTACGCCGCCGTTGCCCTGCTCGTTGGCTTTGTATCGCTATTGGCCGCTTCCTGCGAACAGAAGGCGGGGAAGGTTAGTGAAGCCGATGAAAGTACAGCTGCTATAACGGATAAGGAGGTCACAATTGAAGGAATGGTAGTTAGAGATGATCAGATGCCTATTCCAGGAGCTTCGATAGAAGTAGAAGGAACAGAACTAATTACAAAAACGGATTCTGATGGCAGATTTAAAATAGTAGCTCCTGTCGGCGGAAAGGTAGTGGTTGGTTATCCGGGCTTTAACTCCTTTTCGTTTAATGTTTTGAAAGAAGAGAAAAAGGTAGACTACCTCTTGGAATTAAGTACAGATTCACCTGGTTCCTATTCATCTGTACCTTTCCCCGGAGAAAATGGGCCATTGGTTTACGTTAAGGGAAATGTATCTGGTGCCGATGGTAAACCACTTCCGGGAACTTCTGTTACAATAAGGCACACACAAAGGGGTACCACTACCGATAGTAGAGGAGAGTACAGAATTGAAGTCCCCAAGAAAGGATGGTTGGAATATTCTTTTACAGGCTATAAAAAGGCAGTGGCTATAATTGAGGGGCAAGGTACTGTCAATGCCACTTTGATCCAGGACGGATTGCCCAGCTCTTCTACAGCCCGGTGGGTGTCAGCTAGTGTAGAGAAAGATATAGGCTCTAAATATGCGATTTCTCAACCTACCCTCAACTCCCCCCAAGACTCCGTATATACTGTCGTCGCTGAAAACCCCGAGTTCCCCGGAGGGATCAAAGCCATGTACCAATTCATTCAGGATAACGTCAAGTACCCCGCCGCCGCCCGTCGGGCCAATGTGGAGGGTAAGGTATTCCTGACTTTTGTGGTACGGGCCGATGGAGCAATTACACAAGTCAAAATTCTGAAAGGTAGGGGTTTTGGTACAGACGAGGAGGCCATTCGCGTGGTGTCGGCCATGCCCAAATGGAAGCCCGGCGAATTGGATAATGGCCAGAAAGTCAACGTGAAATACAACCTTCCGATTTCGTTTGTACTTCCTAAAAAAGAAAAGGGACTTTCGGCGCGTTCGAAAAAATCCAAAGCAAACGTAGTTGCCACCGAACAATCAAACAGCGTAAACACTGAGGTGGATAGGCTGGTTGGGTTGAAGTTTTGA
- a CDS encoding TonB family protein encodes MELLIYVAKLSAYWIALYILYALFLRHHTFLRWNRTYLLGSLVLSFALPLVQYPESAPPMPVVYQVSAVSFSVVTAAPSPSLLTWENLVWLVYGIGVVVMSVRLVQHFRHLNSFLQEGECIPMDHYTLVLLGDNQTRTGSFSFMKWIFISPADYAHNFDTILSHELAHVRQRHSWDILFLEILQVVFWFNPILIIYKKTIQQVHEYLADRQAVQEQTQTDNRDRYAEFLVSYALGAPASMLTNQFFNSKLLKPRIAMLYKNKNSKWSLGKYAAVALLVGFASLMVASCEREVMPTSANGEAMVKGDINITGIVNTPDHKPLRGAVITDSKGKKGAITDEAGRFSLKVPAGSALTLSHPDYGQIIMGISGKYKNTDYDLTMPSKGDKPSNMVSTPSADGQSVKITGQTSTFGGSPIFTVVEKAPEFPGGIQAMYKFLGENIKYPEAAAKANVQGKVFLTFIVTSEGEIKDIQIMKGLGFGADQESVRVMSKMPRWEPGMQSGRPVNVRYNLPIAFQLDNTKEIKANESAKKVGLVEQGTLNGPSTEGPTMIYTGVGQARVVIDGVMQKEGYDIKEVGPDNVQKVNVLKGESATKAYGEKGANGVIEIYMKKK; translated from the coding sequence ATGGAATTACTCATCTATGTTGCCAAACTCAGCGCGTACTGGATTGCGCTGTACATTTTATACGCACTTTTCCTGCGCCACCACACGTTCCTGCGCTGGAACCGTACCTATCTGCTCGGTTCGCTGGTACTGTCGTTTGCGTTGCCGCTGGTGCAGTATCCCGAATCCGCTCCGCCTATGCCCGTCGTGTACCAGGTTTCGGCGGTATCGTTTTCAGTGGTCACAGCAGCCCCATCGCCTTCGCTATTGACGTGGGAAAACCTGGTTTGGCTGGTCTATGGCATCGGCGTAGTGGTGATGTCGGTGCGGTTGGTCCAGCATTTCCGCCATTTGAATTCATTTCTGCAAGAAGGCGAATGCATTCCGATGGACCATTATACCCTGGTTTTGCTGGGTGATAACCAGACCCGTACCGGTTCTTTTTCTTTCATGAAGTGGATCTTCATTAGTCCTGCCGACTACGCCCATAATTTCGATACGATTCTCAGCCACGAATTAGCTCATGTACGGCAACGGCACAGCTGGGACATTCTTTTTTTAGAAATCCTGCAAGTAGTTTTCTGGTTCAATCCGATTTTGATAATATATAAGAAAACTATACAACAAGTTCACGAGTACCTGGCCGACCGGCAGGCGGTCCAGGAGCAGACCCAGACCGACAACCGCGACCGCTACGCCGAGTTTCTGGTATCGTATGCTTTGGGCGCCCCTGCCAGCATGTTGACCAACCAATTTTTCAATTCTAAACTCTTAAAACCTCGAATCGCTATGCTTTACAAAAACAAAAACTCGAAATGGTCACTGGGCAAGTACGCCGCCGTGGCTCTGCTGGTGGGCTTTGCCTCGCTGATGGTGGCCTCCTGCGAACGCGAAGTAATGCCTACCTCCGCCAATGGCGAGGCTATGGTTAAAGGCGATATCAATATCACGGGTATCGTCAACACTCCCGACCACAAACCACTGCGGGGAGCAGTCATCACGGATAGTAAGGGTAAGAAAGGCGCAATCACCGATGAAGCCGGAAGGTTTTCGCTCAAAGTTCCGGCGGGCAGCGCCCTAACGTTGAGCCACCCTGACTATGGTCAAATAATCATGGGTATTAGCGGAAAGTACAAAAATACAGACTATGACCTCACGATGCCTTCCAAAGGCGACAAACCCAGCAACATGGTGTCCACGCCGTCGGCAGATGGGCAGTCCGTGAAAATTACTGGTCAAACCTCAACATTCGGCGGTTCGCCCATTTTCACAGTAGTCGAGAAAGCTCCCGAATTTCCCGGTGGGATTCAGGCGATGTACAAATTTCTGGGTGAAAACATCAAGTACCCCGAGGCAGCGGCCAAAGCCAATGTACAAGGGAAGGTATTTTTGACCTTTATAGTGACCAGCGAAGGAGAAATCAAGGATATTCAGATTATGAAAGGACTGGGCTTTGGGGCCGACCAGGAATCGGTTCGCGTTATGTCCAAAATGCCGCGGTGGGAACCGGGTATGCAAAGCGGAAGGCCTGTCAATGTGCGGTATAACCTGCCTATTGCTTTTCAATTGGATAATACTAAGGAAATAAAAGCCAATGAAAGCGCTAAGAAAGTTGGACTTGTTGAGCAAGGTACCCTCAATGGTCCATCAACCGAGGGCCCGACTATGATTTACACGGGTGTAGGCCAGGCAAGAGTCGTGATTGATGGGGTGATGCAAAAAGAAGGCTACGATATCAAGGAGGTTGGTCCTGATAATGTACAGAAAGTCAATGTTTTGAAAGGCGAAAGCGCCACGAAAGCCTATGGTGAAAAAGGGGCCAACGGAGTAATAGAGATTTATATGAAGAAAAAGTAA